A genomic region of Runella rosea contains the following coding sequences:
- a CDS encoding META domain-containing protein encodes MIKIPFFAVLLLLCVSCAKTNVTIEDELQAAKNVTNARVNFNKLSGKWTFTEYLKDKTVPADGEASIEFAASETTDKLQVNGRAFVNFYNTHFTFNEAKSSIEFVAPVSTTKMAGTPEMMKAEFNFLNNLKNVTKFSVDGTSLKLYVGEPVSEIMYFKK; translated from the coding sequence ATGATTAAAATCCCCTTTTTTGCCGTGCTATTGCTCCTGTGCGTGAGCTGTGCGAAAACGAACGTTACGATTGAAGATGAATTGCAAGCCGCCAAAAACGTCACCAATGCCCGGGTAAATTTCAATAAATTGTCTGGAAAATGGACATTTACGGAATACCTGAAAGACAAAACGGTCCCCGCCGACGGCGAAGCCTCCATCGAATTTGCCGCTTCCGAGACCACTGACAAATTGCAAGTGAACGGACGCGCATTCGTAAATTTTTACAATACTCATTTTACGTTTAATGAAGCTAAATCCAGCATTGAGTTCGTCGCGCCAGTCAGTACTACCAAAATGGCCGGCACGCCCGAAATGATGAAAGCCGAGTTTAATTTCCTTAATAACCTAAAAAATGTGACCAAATTTTCGGTCGATGGAACGTCACTTAAACTTTACGTAGGGGAGCCCGTTTCGGAAATTATGTATTTCAAGAAATAA